In Hydractinia symbiolongicarpus strain clone_291-10 chromosome 15, HSymV2.1, whole genome shotgun sequence, one DNA window encodes the following:
- the LOC130628703 gene encoding uncharacterized protein LOC130628703 → MGYELLQKRPRRELFRSGVVPNCKKKKLLNEEVDEAVVNDNVDNVVNDELPCQSSSFFSPVSEHSYFSSSLTQQCEGCSYKKNVIDSLVSKINMLTSQVKTANRVKVFNTKKSVFTWRKIKTDQKMNFYTGIVSIAMFESVFQLLNPYLSKIRYWRGPKRANSYSKVKRTYSTPANKILTHRDEFLLTLMTLRLGLLNEDLADRFGISPTICSNTFTTLIQILSKILGNALVVWLPREAIRDNLPDAFIKTGHSKCRVIIDCTEVFIARPKSLPNQAATWSDYKHHNTIKFLIGISPAGFITFLSDCYGGRASDRYITKDSGFYELLERDNKVMADRGFQIREELLLKFCSLSVPPGARIKSQMTSTECKNTKEIANLQIHVERAINRVKFYRILKTVLPITMRQHADDIVKACAALCNLKPRLIR, encoded by the coding sequence ATGGGTTACGAACTCTTACAAAAACGACCAAGAAGAGAATTATTTCGTTCAGGTGTTGTACCTAactgtaagaaaaaaaaattgttaaatgaagaagTTGACGAAGCAGTTGTTAATGATAATGTTGATAATGTTGTTAATGATGAATTACCATGtcaatcatcatcattcttttcACCAGTATCGGAACATTCCTATTTTTCATCATCATTAACTCAGCAATGTGAGGGATGTAGCTACAAGAAAAATGTTATCGATTCTCttgtatcaaaaataaatatgttaacATCACAAGTTAAAACTGCCAACAGAGTGAAAGTCTTCAATactaaaaaaagtgtttttacatGGCGAAAAATAAAGACAgaccaaaaaatgaatttttacacTGGCATAGTATCTATTGCCATGTTTGAATCAGTATTTCAACTTTTGAACCCATACTTATCTAAGATAAGATACTGGAGAGGCCCTAAACGTGCAAATAGCTACAGCAAAGTCAAACGTACTTATTCTACTCCAGCAAACAAAATCCTTACACATCGTGACGAATTTTTGCTAACTTTGATGACGTTGCGTTTAGGTTTACTAAATGAAGACCTTGCTGACCGCTTCGGAATTTCACCCACTATTTGTTCCAACACTTTCACTACATTGATACAGATTTTAAGCAAAATTCTGGGCAACGCTCTTGTTGTATGGCTACCAAGAGAAGCGATTAGAGACAATTTACCTGATGCCTTTATTAAAACTGGACACTCGAAATGCAGAGTAATTATTGACTGTACAGAGGTGTTTATTGCAAGACCAAAATCTTTACCAAACCAAGCAGCTACATGGTCCGACTACAAGCACCACAACACAATAAAATTCTTAATTGGTATATCACCTGCAGGTTTCATAACATTTTTATCTGACTGTTATGGTGGTCGGGCCAGCGATCGATATATAACAAAGGATAGTGGGTTTTATGAATTGTTAGAACGGGACAACAAAGTAATGGCTGATAGAGGGTTTCAAATAAGAGAAGAACTACTGCTAAAATTTTGTAGCTTGAGTGTTCCACCTGGTGCTAGAATTAAAAGTCAGATGACATCAACTGAGTGCAAGAACACTAAAGAAATTGCCAATCTACAAATACATGTGGAGCGTGCTATTAATCGTGTGAAGTTCTACCGCATCTTGAAAACTGTTTTACCTATTACTATGAGGCAGCATGCTGATGACATTGTCAAGGCATGTGCTGCTCTATGTAATCTTAAGCCCAGACTTATACGTTAA